A stretch of Paracoccus sp. N5 DNA encodes these proteins:
- a CDS encoding ATP-binding cassette domain-containing protein, translating into MTFLTLDHLQKSFGPTRVVHDFDLSVEKGEFVSFLGPSGCGKTTVLRMVAGFETPSAGRITIDGQDVTRLRPNQRKIGMVFQAYALFPNLTVAENVGFGLKVAGLPRAERAGRVAEMLELIGLPDLGGRYPWQLSGGQQQRVALARALAPRPRVLLLDEPLSALDAKIRVSLRNQIRAIQQQLGITTIFVTHDQEEALSISDRIVVMHKGIADQTGTPAQIYNQPATDFVAGFVGTLNRFEAEVLDPGTGLVRVEGHEIALDRPLPAGRIALAARPESLQIAAAGIPAEITGAEFLGSVQRLRARVAGREVVLDRFNAPGAELPRPGQRLHLTASPGGWLVLGG; encoded by the coding sequence ATGACCTTCCTGACCCTCGATCACCTGCAAAAGTCCTTTGGCCCGACCAGGGTGGTGCATGACTTCGACCTGTCGGTGGAAAAGGGCGAGTTCGTGTCCTTCCTGGGCCCCTCGGGCTGCGGCAAGACCACGGTGCTGCGCATGGTCGCGGGGTTCGAGACCCCGAGCGCCGGCCGCATCACCATCGACGGCCAGGACGTGACCCGGCTGCGGCCGAACCAGCGCAAGATCGGCATGGTGTTCCAGGCCTATGCGCTGTTTCCGAACCTGACCGTGGCCGAGAACGTGGGCTTCGGCCTGAAGGTCGCGGGCCTGCCCCGGGCCGAGCGCGCGGGCCGCGTGGCCGAGATGCTGGAGCTGATCGGCCTGCCGGACCTGGGCGGGCGCTATCCCTGGCAGCTGTCGGGCGGCCAGCAGCAGCGCGTGGCGCTGGCCCGCGCCCTGGCGCCGCGGCCGCGGGTGCTGCTGTTGGACGAGCCCCTGTCGGCGCTGGATGCCAAGATCCGCGTCAGCCTGCGCAACCAGATCCGCGCGATCCAGCAGCAGCTGGGCATCACCACGATCTTCGTGACCCATGACCAGGAGGAGGCGCTGTCGATCTCGGACCGCATCGTGGTCATGCACAAGGGCATCGCCGACCAGACCGGCACGCCCGCGCAGATCTACAACCAGCCCGCCACCGATTTCGTCGCCGGCTTCGTCGGCACGCTGAATCGCTTCGAGGCCGAGGTGCTGGACCCAGGCACCGGCCTGGTCCGCGTCGAGGGCCACGAGATCGCGCTGGACCGGCCCCTGCCTGCCGGCCGCATCGCGCTGGCCGCCCGGCCCGAGAGCCTGCAGATCGCCGCGGCGGGCATCCCGGCCGAGATCACCGGGGCCGAGTTCCTGGGCTCGGTGCAGCGGCTGCGGGCGCGGGTCGCCGGGCGCGAGGTGGTGCTGGACCGGTTCAACGCCCCGGGCGCCGAATTGCCGCGCCCGGGCCAGCGCCTGCACCTGACCGCCTCGCCGGGCGGCTGGCTGGTGCTGGGCGGCTGA
- a CDS encoding Hint domain-containing protein, whose product MVTIPGTAGNDSLVGTADSDWITGDAGDDTLEGGAGSDTLDGATGSDVVDGGSGADQLIWSADSGSSGAHDDYHGGDGEDGYNSDVYSLSGGDTLSMVTAGAGAGGFDVTFSTPNSGAAEDAYGNTLSFDGIERVSTGNGADFIDATGAAPVDGQGIRIQTGGGDDTVHAGDGANFISTGDGNDIVHGGSGYDLVETGTGDDTIYGNGGTDGFRWGDGNYNGPIGNDVYYGEYGTGTIDPGSTNTLNAWQHDTDGNGVRLVLNTSTSGTVDATGAATGHLDFYEFNNVITGGGNDTVDGSAAGVDGFRTYTAWGDDSILGSAGNDEIEGGWGADTIDAGAGNDRISMAGDLNAGHAWDDDGADLLVLRDGFGNDTVRAFTIRDYSQPNDWGGVDHFPQDRLDVSGLHDADGNPIDLSDVTVGSYVDPRGTHALLTFPNGESLVLYEVDPADLTRARLHELGIPCFCRGTLIATDRGEIAVEQLAVGDLVVTRDHGLQPIRWIGTRALDAVDLAAAPKLRPIRIRAGALGRGLPRADLMVSPQHRVLVRSAIAQRMFGAPEVLVAAKQLLAIEGIEQVEAEAVEYVHLLFERHEILLSNGAETESLYTGAEALKSVGAAAREEILTLFPELRDGPVTAARPLVPGGKARQLAERHARNGKALIG is encoded by the coding sequence ATGGTGACGATTCCGGGCACCGCCGGCAACGACAGCCTTGTCGGCACGGCTGATAGCGATTGGATCACGGGCGACGCGGGTGACGATACGCTGGAGGGGGGCGCCGGCAGTGACACGCTGGACGGCGCCACCGGCAGCGATGTGGTCGATGGCGGCAGCGGCGCGGATCAGCTGATCTGGTCGGCCGATTCCGGCAGCAGCGGCGCGCATGACGACTATCACGGCGGCGACGGCGAGGACGGCTACAACTCCGACGTCTATTCCCTGTCCGGCGGCGACACGCTGAGCATGGTCACGGCCGGCGCCGGGGCGGGCGGCTTCGACGTCACCTTCTCGACCCCGAATTCGGGCGCGGCCGAGGATGCCTATGGCAATACCCTGTCCTTCGACGGCATCGAGCGCGTCTCGACCGGGAATGGTGCCGATTTCATCGATGCCACCGGCGCCGCGCCGGTCGATGGCCAGGGCATCCGCATCCAGACCGGCGGCGGCGACGACACCGTCCATGCCGGCGATGGCGCGAACTTCATCAGCACCGGCGACGGCAATGACATCGTCCATGGCGGCTCGGGCTATGACCTGGTCGAGACCGGCACCGGCGACGACACCATCTATGGCAATGGCGGCACCGACGGTTTCCGCTGGGGCGACGGCAATTACAACGGGCCTATCGGCAACGACGTCTATTACGGCGAATATGGCACCGGCACCATCGACCCCGGCTCGACCAATACGCTGAATGCCTGGCAGCACGACACCGACGGCAATGGCGTGCGGCTGGTGCTGAACACCTCGACCAGCGGCACGGTGGATGCGACCGGCGCCGCGACCGGGCACCTGGATTTCTACGAGTTCAACAATGTCATCACCGGCGGGGGCAATGACACGGTGGATGGCTCGGCCGCCGGGGTGGACGGGTTCCGCACCTATACCGCCTGGGGCGACGATTCGATCCTGGGCAGCGCCGGCAATGACGAGATCGAGGGCGGCTGGGGCGCGGACACCATCGACGCCGGGGCCGGGAACGACCGCATCTCGATGGCGGGCGACCTGAACGCGGGTCATGCCTGGGACGACGACGGCGCGGACCTGCTGGTGCTACGCGACGGTTTCGGCAACGACACCGTGCGCGCCTTTACCATCCGCGACTACAGCCAGCCGAACGACTGGGGCGGGGTCGACCACTTTCCGCAGGACCGGCTGGACGTCAGCGGGCTGCATGACGCGGACGGCAATCCGATCGACCTGAGCGACGTCACCGTCGGCTCTTATGTCGATCCGCGCGGCACCCATGCGCTGCTGACCTTTCCGAATGGCGAAAGCCTGGTGCTCTATGAGGTCGATCCCGCCGACCTGACCCGCGCGCGGCTGCACGAACTGGGCATTCCCTGCTTCTGCCGCGGCACGCTGATCGCCACGGATCGCGGCGAAATCGCGGTTGAACAACTGGCGGTGGGCGACCTGGTCGTCACGCGCGACCATGGGTTGCAGCCGATTCGCTGGATCGGCACCCGGGCGCTGGACGCCGTGGACCTGGCGGCGGCGCCGAAGCTGCGGCCGATCCGCATCCGCGCCGGCGCGCTGGGCCGCGGGTTGCCGCGCGCCGACCTGATGGTCTCGCCCCAGCACCGCGTCCTGGTGCGCTCGGCCATCGCGCAGCGCATGTTCGGCGCGCCCGAGGTTCTGGTCGCGGCCAAGCAATTGCTGGCGATCGAGGGGATCGAGCAGGTCGAGGCCGAAGCGGTCGAATATGTCCACCTGCTGTTCGAGCGGCACGAGATCCTGCTGTCGAACGGCGCCGAGACCGAGTCGCTTTACACCGGCGCCGAGGCGCTGAAGTCGGTCGGCGCGGCGGCGCGTGAAGAGATCCTGACCCTGTTCCCCGAGTTGCGCGACGGCCCGGTCACGGCCGCGCGGCCGCTGGTGCCGGGGGGCAAGGCCAGGCAATTGGCAGAGCGGCACGCTCGGAACGGAAAGGCGCTGATCGGCTAG
- a CDS encoding calcium-binding protein: MAVINGTTGANRLNGTTGRDTIQGFEGRDTLNGGRGSDHLHGGPGADVLIWDQDALSRGSVDTYIGGSAGENYDSNIYGDLAGGDRLHLNGAGGFRVTFNSSENGFALDAWGNRLNFSGIERLQTGAGNDSIDGSRAGLNAERGSGASYMPVHGLTVNSGAGNDTIRGTNGSDVIDPGTGNDRVFGGGGNDLLMPSQGNDYGHAGAGDDNVRWGNNGSMGPIYNIGHDTLVGGAGHDLLNLWAKGNGENSVGVNVVFTSASTGRASYPQANGTVVFSEFEQFWTHEGRDTVTAANATIGANRQGIMINTRWGDDRITGSAGNDTIEGGDGADTINGGRGNDFISMYEDITAANGAGVPRDSARDVLMLQDGFGSDTIRAFQVGGANGDVLNVSALHDAAGNRIDVGDVRVSSQGSSAVLSFPNGERLVLEGVNAGTLTRAMLVKLGIPAAGSAQASETASAATLSAEDGAQAKTATVASSLTATATEAAGDHLAVDHFAWRFAPAATAVEEHAAGAAADLSALVESYRGLAHADSSDHAGVQHLLAQLFDWA, translated from the coding sequence ATGGCTGTGATTAACGGAACGACAGGCGCCAACCGCCTGAACGGAACGACGGGGCGCGACACCATCCAGGGCTTCGAAGGCCGCGACACGCTGAACGGCGGGCGGGGCAGCGATCATCTGCACGGCGGGCCCGGGGCGGATGTGCTGATCTGGGACCAGGATGCGCTGTCGCGCGGCAGCGTCGACACCTATATCGGCGGCAGCGCCGGCGAGAATTACGATTCCAACATCTATGGCGACCTGGCGGGCGGCGACCGGCTGCATCTGAACGGGGCCGGCGGCTTCCGCGTCACCTTCAACAGCAGCGAGAACGGCTTCGCGCTGGACGCCTGGGGCAACCGGCTGAACTTCTCGGGCATCGAGCGGCTGCAGACCGGCGCCGGCAATGATTCCATCGACGGCAGCAGGGCCGGGCTGAACGCCGAGCGCGGCAGCGGTGCAAGCTACATGCCTGTGCACGGGCTGACGGTGAACTCGGGCGCCGGCAACGACACCATCCGCGGCACCAACGGCAGCGACGTGATCGACCCCGGCACCGGCAACGACCGGGTGTTCGGCGGCGGCGGCAACGACCTCTTGATGCCCTCGCAGGGCAACGACTACGGCCATGCCGGCGCCGGCGACGACAATGTGCGCTGGGGCAACAACGGCAGCATGGGGCCGATCTACAATATCGGCCATGACACGCTGGTCGGCGGCGCCGGCCACGACCTGCTGAACCTCTGGGCCAAGGGCAATGGCGAGAACAGCGTCGGCGTGAACGTGGTCTTCACCAGCGCCAGCACCGGCCGCGCCAGCTATCCGCAGGCCAATGGCACCGTGGTCTTCAGCGAGTTCGAGCAGTTCTGGACCCATGAGGGCCGCGACACCGTCACCGCCGCCAATGCCACCATCGGCGCGAATCGGCAGGGGATCATGATCAACACCCGCTGGGGCGACGACCGCATCACCGGCAGCGCCGGCAATGACACCATCGAGGGCGGCGACGGCGCCGATACCATCAACGGCGGTCGCGGCAACGACTTCATCTCGATGTACGAGGATATCACGGCCGCGAACGGCGCCGGCGTGCCGCGCGATTCGGCCCGCGACGTGCTGATGCTGCAGGACGGCTTCGGCTCGGACACCATCCGCGCCTTCCAGGTCGGCGGCGCGAACGGCGACGTGCTGAACGTCAGCGCGCTGCATGACGCGGCCGGCAACCGCATCGATGTCGGCGACGTCCGGGTGTCCTCCCAGGGCAGCAGCGCCGTGCTGAGCTTTCCGAATGGCGAGCGGCTGGTGCTGGAGGGCGTCAATGCCGGCACGCTGACCCGGGCGATGCTGGTCAAGCTGGGTATTCCGGCCGCCGGCTCCGCGCAGGCGAGCGAGACGGCCAGCGCGGCGACGCTGTCGGCCGAGGACGGCGCCCAGGCCAAGACGGCCACGGTCGCGAGCAGCCTGACCGCGACCGCGACCGAGGCTGCGGGCGATCACCTCGCGGTGGATCACTTCGCCTGGCGTTTCGCGCCCGCCGCGACGGCGGTCGAGGAACATGCGGCCGGGGCCGCGGCCGATCTTTCGGCGCTGGTGGAGAGCTACCGCGGCCTGGCCCATGCCGACAGCAGCGACCATGCCGGCGTCCAGCACCTGCTGGCGCAGCTTTTCGACTGGGCCTGA
- a CDS encoding WecB/TagA/CpsF family glycosyltransferase has product MQFSFPDGNAVRINCHDSAALLAAVRQKLRDGQGFAIATINVDHLQRLAEDGRFRSAYAAHDLVCADGNPIVWLSRIAGRPVALAPGSDLVLPLAAEAARAGLPVALIGSSDESLALAAEAMARAVPGLRVALTHAPGFPFDPTGEEAGQIIARIRASGARLCFLALGAPRQELFAIRARDALGNVGFASIGAGLDFLSGHQRRAPALLRKAKLEWAWRMLSNPRRLFLRYAKGFAILPGHVRQAAALRRARRD; this is encoded by the coding sequence ATGCAGTTCAGCTTTCCCGACGGCAATGCCGTCCGGATCAATTGTCACGATTCAGCGGCGCTGCTGGCGGCGGTGCGGCAGAAGCTGCGGGACGGCCAAGGCTTCGCCATCGCCACGATCAACGTCGATCACCTGCAAAGGCTGGCCGAGGACGGGCGTTTCCGCAGCGCCTATGCCGCGCATGACCTGGTCTGCGCCGACGGCAATCCCATCGTCTGGCTGTCGCGCATCGCCGGGCGGCCGGTGGCGCTGGCGCCGGGCTCGGACCTGGTGCTGCCGCTCGCGGCCGAGGCGGCACGGGCCGGCCTGCCGGTGGCGCTGATCGGCAGCAGCGACGAATCGCTGGCGCTGGCGGCCGAGGCCATGGCGCGCGCCGTGCCCGGGCTGCGGGTGGCGCTGACCCATGCGCCGGGCTTCCCCTTCGACCCGACGGGCGAGGAAGCCGGCCAGATCATCGCGCGCATCCGCGCCTCGGGCGCGCGGCTCTGCTTCCTGGCGCTCGGCGCGCCGCGGCAGGAGCTGTTCGCGATCCGCGCCCGTGATGCCCTGGGCAATGTCGGCTTCGCCTCGATCGGCGCGGGGCTGGATTTCCTGTCGGGCCACCAGCGCCGGGCGCCGGCCCTGCTGCGCAAGGCCAAGCTGGAATGGGCCTGGCGCATGCTGTCGAACCCGCGCCGGCTGTTCCTGCGTTATGCCAAGGGCTTCGCCATCCTGCCCGGCCATGTCCGACAGGCCGCCGCGCTGCGCCGCGCGCGGCGGGACTGA